The proteins below come from a single Streptomyces sp. M92 genomic window:
- a CDS encoding BtrH N-terminal domain-containing protein — protein sequence MTVDTTARTYMITGPEPELWYRDLISCLQSTIGSVLARAGADPLAVLGAGWRFLHLPGDVRSEEFYYPCLADGSGVTDLGAALAPHHELHARWWQPADDDVWREVRESLADDRLVIAAVDNFHLPFRPAYGDVHAAHLVVVHGLDETRGVVHVSDAMPPAFRGAVPIEDFLRSWGSANPSDVQDAFFSDSRIGRRCLDVRLDTPPEPLTPERLGEFLRTDVDGFTMATSARTGLAGYDEFAAELLDRCRGADAGALRELYPFGWGMQAQAALHGELLRRCGGRWDDPVLAAAGRAVESVAHAWTGLRFTGAHGLADPRAAAPDIARHVTRLRGAYALAVDAVGAAAVRL from the coding sequence ATGACCGTCGACACGACGGCACGCACTTACATGATCACCGGACCGGAACCCGAGTTGTGGTACCGCGATCTCATCAGCTGCCTGCAGTCCACCATCGGCTCGGTGCTGGCACGGGCGGGCGCCGATCCGCTGGCCGTGCTCGGCGCGGGCTGGCGATTCCTGCACCTGCCGGGCGACGTCAGGTCCGAGGAGTTCTACTACCCCTGCCTCGCGGACGGGTCCGGCGTCACTGACCTCGGTGCCGCGCTGGCGCCCCACCACGAGCTGCACGCGCGCTGGTGGCAGCCTGCCGACGACGACGTCTGGCGGGAGGTGCGCGAGTCGCTGGCCGACGACCGGTTGGTCATCGCCGCCGTGGACAACTTCCACCTGCCGTTCCGGCCCGCGTACGGAGACGTGCACGCCGCACACCTGGTGGTCGTCCACGGACTGGACGAGACGCGCGGGGTGGTGCACGTCTCGGACGCGATGCCGCCCGCGTTCCGCGGTGCCGTCCCGATCGAGGACTTCCTGCGGAGCTGGGGCTCGGCGAACCCGTCCGACGTCCAGGACGCCTTCTTCAGCGACTCGCGGATCGGCCGGCGCTGTCTCGACGTCCGCCTCGACACCCCGCCCGAGCCCTTGACGCCCGAACGGCTCGGCGAGTTCCTGCGCACCGACGTCGACGGCTTCACCATGGCCACCTCGGCCCGTACCGGTCTCGCCGGATACGACGAGTTCGCCGCGGAACTCCTCGACCGGTGCCGGGGCGCAGACGCCGGCGCACTGCGCGAGCTGTACCCCTTCGGCTGGGGCATGCAGGCGCAGGCGGCACTGCACGGTGAGCTCCTGCGCCGCTGCGGCGGCCGATGGGACGACCCGGTGCTCGCCGCAGCCGGACGGGCGGTCGAGTCCGTCGCGCACGCCTGGACCGGCCTGCGCTTCACCGGCGCGCACGGGCTCGCGGACCCGCGCGCCGCCGCACCCGACATCGCGCGCCACGTCACGCGACTGCGCGGCGCGTACGCCCTCGCGGTCGATGCCGTCGGCGCGGCGGCCGTCCGGCTGTGA
- a CDS encoding DegT/DnrJ/EryC1/StrS family aminotransferase, whose translation MSKLAALGGTATVPTDRRHVPWPLVQDEDRKAVLDALDGARLVSDTDGVNPVSALEEAWARRFGFEHCVAVSNGTAALSLALAALGVGPGDEVIVPALSFIATGLAPVHQMAVPVFADIDPVTFNIDPDDVERRITARTKAIIPVHLHGAPADMDRITGIARKHGIAVIEDAAQAPGATHRGRPVGGIGAAGAFSLQVSKNIPTCGEGGLLVTRDAELAEAMRRGRQFGEMIEAGRERDYVSYGLGWNHKMNALQAAFTTAQLDRYEEYERARQHNVTEFLARLGQLPGLRVPTALPDSTHAWHILRFRFDPAAFGLDGVRPEALRGALRRLLRAEGVPMSQYQLMPLPDQKVFVDRAGFGSGYPWSVTGAPATVVGEDYPVTRAVIADSLTLQKRHLHPGAGELLGLYADAFDKVWANRDMVATFAKAAS comes from the coding sequence ATGAGCAAGCTGGCAGCGCTCGGCGGCACCGCGACCGTGCCGACGGACCGGCGCCACGTGCCGTGGCCCCTGGTGCAGGACGAGGACCGCAAGGCGGTTCTGGACGCGCTCGACGGGGCGAGACTGGTGTCCGACACGGACGGCGTGAACCCGGTGTCCGCGCTGGAGGAGGCGTGGGCCCGCCGCTTCGGTTTCGAGCACTGCGTCGCGGTCTCCAACGGCACCGCGGCGCTGTCCCTCGCGCTGGCCGCGCTCGGTGTCGGACCGGGTGACGAGGTGATCGTGCCCGCACTCAGTTTCATCGCCACCGGGCTCGCACCCGTGCACCAGATGGCCGTTCCCGTGTTCGCCGACATCGACCCGGTCACCTTCAACATCGACCCGGACGACGTGGAGCGCCGGATCACGGCTCGGACCAAGGCGATCATCCCCGTGCACCTGCACGGCGCGCCCGCCGACATGGACCGAATCACCGGGATCGCGCGCAAGCACGGCATCGCGGTGATCGAGGACGCCGCACAGGCCCCCGGCGCGACCCACCGCGGTCGGCCGGTCGGCGGGATCGGTGCCGCCGGCGCCTTCAGCCTCCAGGTCAGCAAGAACATACCGACCTGCGGTGAAGGCGGCCTGCTGGTGACCCGCGACGCGGAACTGGCCGAGGCGATGCGCCGCGGCAGGCAGTTCGGCGAGATGATCGAAGCCGGTCGGGAGCGCGACTACGTCTCGTACGGCCTGGGCTGGAATCACAAGATGAACGCTCTCCAGGCCGCGTTCACCACCGCGCAGCTCGACCGGTACGAAGAGTACGAGCGCGCGCGGCAGCACAATGTCACCGAGTTCCTCGCCCGGCTCGGACAGCTGCCCGGTCTGCGCGTGCCGACCGCGCTGCCGGACAGCACCCACGCCTGGCACATCCTGCGGTTCCGGTTCGACCCGGCCGCGTTCGGCCTGGACGGGGTGCGGCCCGAGGCACTGCGCGGGGCTCTGCGGCGGCTGCTGCGCGCCGAGGGCGTACCGATGTCGCAGTACCAGCTCATGCCGCTGCCCGACCAGAAGGTGTTCGTGGACCGCGCCGGCTTCGGCTCGGGCTACCCGTGGTCCGTGACCGGCGCGCCCGCAACGGTCGTCGGTGAGGACTACCCGGTCACCCGCGCGGTCATCGCCGACTCCCTGACCCTCCAGAAGCGCCACCTTCATCCCGGAGCGGGCGAACTGCTCGGCCTGTACGCGGACGCCTTCGACAAGGTGTGGGCGAACCGCGACATGGTGGCCACGTTCGCGAAGGCGGCCTCATGA